A genome region from Hevea brasiliensis isolate MT/VB/25A 57/8 chromosome 7, ASM3005281v1, whole genome shotgun sequence includes the following:
- the LOC110640483 gene encoding cyclin-dependent kinase G-2 isoform X2, translated as MAAGRDGVYRDNEFRGRESDIEYSRRDLAYSKEEYDEIGNGNRENERVRVRDIRDRGMVRQSDIKEREVVNGGYRSSSSRSDSGSDGGTRGPRRCEFTVKTLDREPGELSSESGSDDAIESESQVNQDSEASKVVQNGNWTPVEKKRKFSPIVWDRDDREVSNSSKSRISPAVTILPQPPLLPRAYCQSPDIIPDGGVEISPIKGNKNQSLKSFSPVKDPLAKRPAGYSASESPVGLAALPLEEQRLGNDHEAELIEDDDYVPLRNISSSRWAAGNNSPVDEGEIVEDQEMPKRGKKMPHLESLDFRARNSSLTPDLGDLKRDGSDRARGTLTDSDEQDSRARSLSVDDYPCNDTGKDGYMEIDDGYDENDGSNGHSEADSENENDSSETSEPVGPPQRSINMLLGCRGVDEFERLNKIDEGTYGVVYRARDKKTGEIVALKKVKMEKEREGFPLTSLREINILLSFHHPSIVDVKEVVVGSNLDSIYMVMEYMEHDLKGFMESMKYPFSQSEVKCLMLQLLKGVKYLHDNWVLHRDLKTSNLLLNNRGELKICDFGLARQYGSPLKPYTHLVVTLWYRAPELLLGAKQYSTAIDMWSLGCIMAELLSKEPMFNGKTEFDQLDKIFRMLGTPNETIWPGFSKLPGVKVNFVKHQLPAG; from the exons ATGGCGGCTGGGAGAGATGGGGTTTATCGCGATAACGAGTTCCGGGGACGCGAGTCTGATATTGAATATTCTAGGAGGGATTTGGCTTATTCAAAGGAAGAGTATGATGAGATTGGGAATGGTAATCGTGAAAACGAACGGGTTAGAGTTCGTGATATAAGAGATAGGGGTATGGTTAGGCAGAGTGATATTAAGGAGAGAGAAGTGGTTAATGGTGGGTATCGGTCCTCTTCTAGTAGGAGTGATTCAGGCAGTGATGGCGGTACGCGTGGACCTAGGAGATGTGAGTTTACTGTCAAGACCTTGGATCGGGAGCCAGGTGAATTGTCTAGTGAGAGTGGGTCCGATGATGCAATTGAGTCTGAATCACAGGTCAATCAAGATAGTGAAGCTTCAAAGGTAGTACAGAATGGGAATTGGACTCCTGTGGAGAAGAAGAGGAAGTTTTCTCCAATTGTTTGGGATAGGGATGACAGAGAAGTAAGTAATTCTTCAAAAAGTAGGATTTCTCCGGCAGTGACTATTCTCCCTCAACCGCCACTTCTCCCTAGGGCCTATTGCCAATCACCTGATATTATTCCAGATGGAGGTGTAGAGATATCTCCTATTAAGGGTAATAAAAACCAGAGTTTGAAGTCATTTTCTCCAGTCAAGGATCCATTGGCTAAAAGGCCAGCTGGATATTCCGCATCTGAGTCACCAGTAGGGTTGGCAGCTTTGCCCCTAGAGGAGCAACGATTGGGTAATGATCATGAAGCTGAGCTGATAGAAGATGATGACTATGTACCACTACGTAATATATCATCTTCTAGATGGGCTGCTGGGAACAATTCTCCAGTTGATGAAGGTGAAATTGTAGAGGATCAGGAAATGCCTAAGAGGGGGAAAAAGATGCCTCATTTGGAGTCCTTGGATTTCAGAGCACGGAATAGTTCATTGACTCCTGACCTTGGAGACCTTAAGAGAGATGGTTCTGATAGAGCTAGAGGGACTTTGACTGACTCTGATGAGCAAGACAGTCGTGCTAGGTCTTTGAGTGTGGATGATTATCCTTGTAATGATACTGGCAAGGATGGCTACATGGAGATCGATGATGGGTATGATGAAAATGATGGTAGCAATGGCCATTCTGAAGCTGATTCTGAGAATGAAAATGATTCTTCTGAAACATCAGAGCCTGTAGGTCCTCCTCAAAGAAGTATAAACATGCTTCTGGGGTGTAGAGGTGTAGATGAGTTTGAGAGACTAAATAAGATAGATGAAGGCACTTATGGAGTTGTATATAGAGCTAGAGATAAGAAGACTGGGGAAATTGTAGCATTGAAGAAGGTAAAAATGGAGAAGGAACGAGAAGGCTTTCCGCTGACATCTTTGAGGGAAATAAATATTCTTCTCTCTTTTCATCACCCTTCAATTGTTGATGTAAAAGAAGTTGTGGTAGGGAGTAACCTTGATAGCATATATATGGTGATGGAATATATGGAGCATGATCTCAAGGGCTTCATGGAGTCAATGAAGTATCCATTTAGTCAGAGTGAAGTTAAATGCTTAATGCTCCAGTTATTGAAGGGTGTCAAGTATCTCCATGATAACTGGGTCCTTCATCGAGATTTAAAGACATCAAATTTGCTTTTGAATAATCGGGGTGAGTTGAAGATTTGTGACTTTGGGTTGGCTCGGCAGTATGGAAGTCCATTGAAACCATATACTCATTTGGTGGTTACTCTTTGGTACAG GGCACCTGAACTTCTTTTGGGAGCCAAGCAATATTCAACTGCAATTGACATGTGGTCCTTAGGTTGTATTATGGCTGAATTGTTGTCAAAAGAGCCAATGTTCAATGGGAAAACAGAATTTGATCAACTTGATAAG ATTTTTCGAATGCTTGGCACACCAAATGAGACAATCTGGCCTGGGTTCTCCAAGTTACCTGGTGTGAAGGTCAACTTTGTTAAGCATCA GCTTCCAGCTGGGTGA
- the LOC110640483 gene encoding cyclin-dependent kinase G-2 isoform X1 has protein sequence MAAGRDGVYRDNEFRGRESDIEYSRRDLAYSKEEYDEIGNGNRENERVRVRDIRDRGMVRQSDIKEREVVNGGYRSSSSRSDSGSDGGTRGPRRCEFTVKTLDREPGELSSESGSDDAIESESQVNQDSEASKVVQNGNWTPVEKKRKFSPIVWDRDDREVSNSSKSRISPAVTILPQPPLLPRAYCQSPDIIPDGGVEISPIKGNKNQSLKSFSPVKDPLAKRPAGYSASESPVGLAALPLEEQRLGNDHEAELIEDDDYVPLRNISSSRWAAGNNSPVDEGEIVEDQEMPKRGKKMPHLESLDFRARNSSLTPDLGDLKRDGSDRARGTLTDSDEQDSRARSLSVDDYPCNDTGKDGYMEIDDGYDENDGSNGHSEADSENENDSSETSEPVGPPQRSINMLLGCRGVDEFERLNKIDEGTYGVVYRARDKKTGEIVALKKVKMEKEREGFPLTSLREINILLSFHHPSIVDVKEVVVGSNLDSIYMVMEYMEHDLKGFMESMKYPFSQSEVKCLMLQLLKGVKYLHDNWVLHRDLKTSNLLLNNRGELKICDFGLARQYGSPLKPYTHLVVTLWYRAPELLLGAKQYSTAIDMWSLGCIMAELLSKEPMFNGKTEFDQLDKIFRMLGTPNETIWPGFSKLPGVKVNFVKHQYNLLRKKFPATSFTGSPVLSDSGFDLLNKLLIYDPEKRISADTALNHEWFREVPLPKSKDFMPTFPAQHAQDRRLRRILKSPDPLEEQRRKELQQGEIGTGGLFA, from the exons ATGGCGGCTGGGAGAGATGGGGTTTATCGCGATAACGAGTTCCGGGGACGCGAGTCTGATATTGAATATTCTAGGAGGGATTTGGCTTATTCAAAGGAAGAGTATGATGAGATTGGGAATGGTAATCGTGAAAACGAACGGGTTAGAGTTCGTGATATAAGAGATAGGGGTATGGTTAGGCAGAGTGATATTAAGGAGAGAGAAGTGGTTAATGGTGGGTATCGGTCCTCTTCTAGTAGGAGTGATTCAGGCAGTGATGGCGGTACGCGTGGACCTAGGAGATGTGAGTTTACTGTCAAGACCTTGGATCGGGAGCCAGGTGAATTGTCTAGTGAGAGTGGGTCCGATGATGCAATTGAGTCTGAATCACAGGTCAATCAAGATAGTGAAGCTTCAAAGGTAGTACAGAATGGGAATTGGACTCCTGTGGAGAAGAAGAGGAAGTTTTCTCCAATTGTTTGGGATAGGGATGACAGAGAAGTAAGTAATTCTTCAAAAAGTAGGATTTCTCCGGCAGTGACTATTCTCCCTCAACCGCCACTTCTCCCTAGGGCCTATTGCCAATCACCTGATATTATTCCAGATGGAGGTGTAGAGATATCTCCTATTAAGGGTAATAAAAACCAGAGTTTGAAGTCATTTTCTCCAGTCAAGGATCCATTGGCTAAAAGGCCAGCTGGATATTCCGCATCTGAGTCACCAGTAGGGTTGGCAGCTTTGCCCCTAGAGGAGCAACGATTGGGTAATGATCATGAAGCTGAGCTGATAGAAGATGATGACTATGTACCACTACGTAATATATCATCTTCTAGATGGGCTGCTGGGAACAATTCTCCAGTTGATGAAGGTGAAATTGTAGAGGATCAGGAAATGCCTAAGAGGGGGAAAAAGATGCCTCATTTGGAGTCCTTGGATTTCAGAGCACGGAATAGTTCATTGACTCCTGACCTTGGAGACCTTAAGAGAGATGGTTCTGATAGAGCTAGAGGGACTTTGACTGACTCTGATGAGCAAGACAGTCGTGCTAGGTCTTTGAGTGTGGATGATTATCCTTGTAATGATACTGGCAAGGATGGCTACATGGAGATCGATGATGGGTATGATGAAAATGATGGTAGCAATGGCCATTCTGAAGCTGATTCTGAGAATGAAAATGATTCTTCTGAAACATCAGAGCCTGTAGGTCCTCCTCAAAGAAGTATAAACATGCTTCTGGGGTGTAGAGGTGTAGATGAGTTTGAGAGACTAAATAAGATAGATGAAGGCACTTATGGAGTTGTATATAGAGCTAGAGATAAGAAGACTGGGGAAATTGTAGCATTGAAGAAGGTAAAAATGGAGAAGGAACGAGAAGGCTTTCCGCTGACATCTTTGAGGGAAATAAATATTCTTCTCTCTTTTCATCACCCTTCAATTGTTGATGTAAAAGAAGTTGTGGTAGGGAGTAACCTTGATAGCATATATATGGTGATGGAATATATGGAGCATGATCTCAAGGGCTTCATGGAGTCAATGAAGTATCCATTTAGTCAGAGTGAAGTTAAATGCTTAATGCTCCAGTTATTGAAGGGTGTCAAGTATCTCCATGATAACTGGGTCCTTCATCGAGATTTAAAGACATCAAATTTGCTTTTGAATAATCGGGGTGAGTTGAAGATTTGTGACTTTGGGTTGGCTCGGCAGTATGGAAGTCCATTGAAACCATATACTCATTTGGTGGTTACTCTTTGGTACAG GGCACCTGAACTTCTTTTGGGAGCCAAGCAATATTCAACTGCAATTGACATGTGGTCCTTAGGTTGTATTATGGCTGAATTGTTGTCAAAAGAGCCAATGTTCAATGGGAAAACAGAATTTGATCAACTTGATAAG ATTTTTCGAATGCTTGGCACACCAAATGAGACAATCTGGCCTGGGTTCTCCAAGTTACCTGGTGTGAAGGTCAACTTTGTTAAGCATCA GTATAACCTACTGCGTAAGAAATTCCCAGCAACATCTTTCACTGGATCGCCAGTTCTTTCTGATTCTGGATTTGATTTGTTGAACAAACTTCTAATCTATGACCCTGAGAAG CGAATAAGTGCTGATACTGCTCTTAACCATGAGTGGTTTCGTGAAGTTCCTCTTCCGAAGTCTAAAGATTTCATGCCTACTTTTCCTGCTCAGCATGCTCAAGACAG GCGTCTGCGAAGAATATTGAAGAGTCCAGATCCTTTAGAAGAGCAGCGTAGAAAGGAGCTGCAGCAAGGGGAAATAGGGACTGGCGGCTTGTTTGCTTAA